The segment CTTACCGCCGTGATGGGGCTGGCGGGCGCTGAGGAGTCAGTGTCCTAGCGGGAGGAGCGGCCCGATGCGGCGATCATGCCGCCTCAGTCCGGTAGAGCTGCGCCTCACGGTTGATAAGGATATCGGCCAGGAACCAGTAGGCTTCGCCCCAGGCGTTCAGAATCTCATCGGTTGCCGCCTCGCCCAATATGTCGCGGATCGCCGGCAGCAGCGCGTTGGCGACCGCAGGATAATGTTCGGGCTTGATATGGGTCTCGACATGGCGCGCGGCGATGCGCTCGATTGCGGGTTTCAGCACGTCGAGCTTGTCCACATTCTGCGCAAAGGCGAGGATCGCCGCCGCGAGCCGCTTGGGCTGCGCGCCGGATTCGTGCGCGGCCATGTCAAACAGCGCCTTGATCTCCGGATCGACGAACAGGCGCTGATACATGCGCGTGGTAATCTCCACGCCGTGCTGCTGGAGCGCAGGCGCCGTAGCTTTTACCAAAGCCATTGTTTCGGGGGAAAGCGGTTTGGACATACAGACGTGCTCCGGATTTCAGGACCCTGACAAAAGAGACGATCAAAGTGGCGAGAGGGACCCGATCGAGCAAGGAGCGTGGGCCGGAGAGACAGGCATGCGCGATGAACCCAAGGCTTAGCGTCGGGGTATCCCATATCCGCATTCGATCATAGCTCGACCGCAGCCAGAGGAGCGAGCAAGGTCCACACGACGCCCGAGGCGGGAAACTCCATCTCGGCACGGCCGCGCAAGCTGCGGCTCACGGCCGTGCATATCAGCCGCGACCCAAAGCCCCGCCGCTCGGGCCTGACGACTGGCGGGCCACCCCGTTCGGCCCATTGCATCCAAAGCTCGGCTTCGGTGCCCGAATCCAGCACCTTCCATGTCAGCTCGATCGTGCCCGCCTCATTGGACAGGGCCCCATATTTGATCGCGTTCGTCGCCAGCTCGTGAAAGGCGAGGGTCAACGTCATCGCCGCCCTGGGACCGATCATGACCGTGGGGCCGTCGAGGCGAAGCCGCTCCGCGTAGAGGGTGAAGTGGCCCAGCGCATTTTCCGCCAGCGCGGACAGGGGCGCCGCCTGCCAGTTGTGGGATAGAAGCTGCTCGGTCGCGTTGCCCAGCGCCGCCAATCGCTCGTCAATGGAAGATCGGGCGTCTTCGATCGAATCGGCCGCCTGCAAGCTCTGGCTGACAAGGGAACGAACGACAGTGAAAATGTTCCTGAACCGATGCTCAAGCTCACGAATCCGGGTTTCAGTATCGACCATAACTCTACGTGCCCCCTACCCGGCTACTTAGAGCAATCGGGAGCCCAGGACGAACATTTTGCACGTCCGCGTGGAGCACAGAGCCAGACGCCGCGTTATTGCGCTGGTCGGTGGGACGGCTGCGTAAGTGCTTGGTGCGACATGACTACACAAGGTGGGATCAGCGGCCTTCGCGTGCTGGTTGTCGAAGATGATTATTGGGTCGCGGCCACGCTGGTCGAGATAATAACCGAAGCAGGCGCGGAAGTTGTCGGCCCTGTCGATTGTGTGCGGGACGCCCTGACGGCGCTGGACTCGTCGCCTCATGTCGCCAGCCTCGATGTGCAACTTGGCTCCGAAACCTCGTTCCCGATCGCGGACGAACTGGACCGTCGCGGCGTGCCCTTCATCTTCGCCACGGGTGCGGCCAGCATGATCCCGGCTGCCCACGCCTCACGCCCGACCTTCCACAAGCCCGCTTCGCGCGAGCTGCTGATCGGGGCGCTTTCTGGCGCGCTCAACCCCGCCTAACAGGGCTGCTTCACTGACGCGATGCAAGAGGCTCAAAAGGAAACGCCCCCTCGTCGTCCAGCAGCTCGCCGGGTTGCATCGGGCCGGCTCCGGTCGCGGCGTCGATCGCGGCTTGCAAATGGACGGCGGTGGCCGTCGCGCCTCGGCCGCTCCGATCCAGTTGGGCCAATGCCATCCTCATAAGCGAGAGGGCTGTGTCGTCGTTCGTCATAGACATGCTTCGATGGGAACCCGGAGCCTTGACGGAACAAGGGTGTCCCGGTCTCGATCGGTCATTGCGCGGCCGATCTCCACGGCGTTCTTCCCGGCGCGCTTGACCGCGTACATGAGCTGATCGACCGCGTGCATCAACGAGGGTTCGTCACGCGGGGTATCAGGGTGAATCAGCAGCGCGCCCATGCTGCACGTCACCGGATGAGACGTGTCGGCCAGAACCGATGACAGGCGCTTGTGGAGCGAGCGGGCGAAATACACCCCTTCCTCGGCCGAATGGACGGGAAGCAAAAAGGCGAACTCGTCGCCGCCGATCCGGCCGAAATCGTCCTCGCGCCGGATGGTCTTCCGTGCGCCCTGCGCGAAGGCGCGCAGCACCTCGTCGCCGGCAACATGGCCGTGGCGGTTATTGATGCCCTTGAAATCGTCGAGATCGAGGATCGCGAGCAGGAAGGTTTGCCGGGCAGGCACCGCTAGATCGAGACGATGGATCACGCGCTCGCGGAACGTCTCCTTGTTGAGCGCATCGGTCATGCGGTCACGCACCGCCAGGTGGTGCTCCCGATCAAAGGACCGGCGGAAGCTGAGAACAATGGCGGCGACGATAACATAGGTGACGGCGCGCACGGCCATCCTTGCCCCGAGCAGGGCGGGGGAGAGCCCTGGAAGTTCGGCGAGATGCGGCACGACGGCGAGAACGGCCGCGACGATCGCCACCAGATAGCCAGCACGACTTCCCAGCGCCCAGCAGGCGGCGCAGACGATCGGCATATAGAGCGGCGCGAGACCAATCCGGGGAAAATGCGCGTTCGCCAGCGCCAGCGCCGTGACGCTGAGGAGAATCGCGAACCAGGCGCGCTCACGCGGCAGGGAATGAAGGCGATCGGCGAGGCGGCCGACAGGCAGATGACTATTCACGCATGTCCTACTCGGTCAAAAGGTTCTCCAAGCTCATTCCCGTCCCAAGTGTTCCCGTGCAGCCGGCGGCACGCCCCATTTCGGGGACGTGCCGGCCACTGAACCGGTTGTGGTTTAGCTGAGGTCCTTTCCTTCCCATCCAAGCGGGGCAACGCTGCGCTGTTGCTGCAAGATGAGGAGGACGAGATGGCTAAGAAGATCACCAACCCGGCTTTGTCGGCGATGCGTGAGGCGGCGGAGGTTGAACCGGCGCGCGCTCGGGTTCGATGCCGGAGCGCTCGCCACACAGCCACCAAGTGCGAGGATGGCAAGAAGCGGGAATGACAAGGCTGTTTTGGGCATGGCTCTCCCTAGAGGCTTGGCCGCTGATCGTAGAAATCGACCTGCATCCGCATGGCTCCGAGCGGTTCGACGAAATGCGGCTGTTCCGGAAGCACCAGCCCTGGCCGATCGGGTGTAAGGATCACCTCAGAGGCCGGATCGAGACAGGTAAGCTTCAATCTCCCTTCGATGACCCGGATCACGCCCCACACACCGGCCTTGGTGCGATGCTCGGAGCGCAGGGCAGCGGGCAATGTCACCTCATCGAATATGGGCGTCGAGCGGTAGGAAGCACCATTATTTCTATGCTCCTACTTGGATCGTGCATCGCACCGGCTGATCCGCCTTCCTTGCGGTCTGCCGGCATCCTTCGATCTTTTCTCGATTGTCGCGCAGCAACCTGTCGGCCGCGACAATCGCCTCCCAGCTCGGCCGCGATGCGCTCGCCATAAGAT is part of the Sphingomonas sp. IW22 genome and harbors:
- a CDS encoding globin domain-containing protein, which translates into the protein MSKPLSPETMALVKATAPALQQHGVEITTRMYQRLFVDPEIKALFDMAAHESGAQPKRLAAAILAFAQNVDKLDVLKPAIERIAARHVETHIKPEHYPAVANALLPAIRDILGEAATDEILNAWGEAYWFLADILINREAQLYRTEAA
- a CDS encoding HWE histidine kinase domain-containing protein — its product is MVDTETRIRELEHRFRNIFTVVRSLVSQSLQAADSIEDARSSIDERLAALGNATEQLLSHNWQAAPLSALAENALGHFTLYAERLRLDGPTVMIGPRAAMTLTLAFHELATNAIKYGALSNEAGTIELTWKVLDSGTEAELWMQWAERGGPPVVRPERRGFGSRLICTAVSRSLRGRAEMEFPASGVVWTLLAPLAAVEL
- a CDS encoding response regulator, which encodes MTTQGGISGLRVLVVEDDYWVAATLVEIITEAGAEVVGPVDCVRDALTALDSSPHVASLDVQLGSETSFPIADELDRRGVPFIFATGAASMIPAAHASRPTFHKPASRELLIGALSGALNPA
- a CDS encoding GGDEF domain-containing protein gives rise to the protein MNSHLPVGRLADRLHSLPRERAWFAILLSVTALALANAHFPRIGLAPLYMPIVCAACWALGSRAGYLVAIVAAVLAVVPHLAELPGLSPALLGARMAVRAVTYVIVAAIVLSFRRSFDREHHLAVRDRMTDALNKETFRERVIHRLDLAVPARQTFLLAILDLDDFKGINNRHGHVAGDEVLRAFAQGARKTIRREDDFGRIGGDEFAFLLPVHSAEEGVYFARSLHKRLSSVLADTSHPVTCSMGALLIHPDTPRDEPSLMHAVDQLMYAVKRAGKNAVEIGRAMTDRDRDTLVPSRLRVPIEACL
- a CDS encoding DUF1971 domain-containing protein, with product MFDEVTLPAALRSEHRTKAGVWGVIRVIEGRLKLTCLDPASEVILTPDRPGLVLPEQPHFVEPLGAMRMQVDFYDQRPSL